From the genome of Duffyella gerundensis, one region includes:
- the cysZ gene encoding sulfate transporter CysZ — MANENRVAAYNGVHYFSAGWKLIRLPGIRRFVIIPLLINILLLGGAFVWLFHELGNWIPTMMSWVPGWLQWLSYILWPLTVISIILVFSYFFSTLANWVAAPFCGILAEQLEGRLTGQPLPDSGWAALVKDFPRIMKREWQKLAYYLPRAIGLLLLYFIPGFGQTVAPVLWFLFSAWMLAIQYCDYPFDNHKVSFQRMRQALRQHRSANLQFGALVSLFTMIPLLNLMIMPVAVCGATAMWVDRYRAQSGSGHPH, encoded by the coding sequence ATGGCAAATGAGAATCGCGTCGCTGCTTATAACGGCGTGCACTACTTTTCGGCGGGCTGGAAACTGATCCGTCTCCCCGGTATTCGACGTTTCGTTATCATCCCACTGTTGATCAATATTTTGCTATTGGGCGGTGCTTTTGTCTGGCTTTTTCACGAACTGGGAAACTGGATCCCGACAATGATGTCGTGGGTGCCCGGCTGGTTACAGTGGTTGAGCTACATTCTTTGGCCGCTGACGGTAATTTCGATCATTTTGGTGTTCAGCTATTTCTTCTCGACGCTGGCCAACTGGGTTGCTGCACCGTTCTGCGGCATTCTGGCCGAGCAGCTCGAAGGGCGTCTCACCGGTCAGCCATTGCCGGACAGCGGTTGGGCGGCGCTGGTAAAAGACTTCCCGCGCATCATGAAGCGTGAATGGCAGAAGCTGGCCTATTATCTGCCGCGAGCGATTGGCCTGCTGCTGCTCTATTTCATTCCGGGCTTTGGGCAAACCGTCGCGCCGGTGCTGTGGTTTCTGTTCAGCGCCTGGATGCTGGCGATTCAGTATTGCGATTATCCCTTCGACAATCACAAGGTCAGCTTTCAGCGGATGCGCCAGGCGCTGCGTCAGCACCGCTCCGCCAATTTGCAGTTTGGTGCGCTGGTGAGCCTGTTTACGATGATTCCGCTGCTGAATCTGATGATTATGCCGGTGGCGGTATGCGGCGCCACTGCCATGTGGGTTGATCGTTATCGCGCGCAGTCAGGCAGTGGACACCCGCATTAA
- a CDS encoding LysR family transcriptional regulator: MNYTLRQLRVFVMVAQQGSFSQAGQQIGLSQSAVSHSIKELEAEMGVRLLDRTTREVILTDAGQQLASRLDRLLEELTTTLLEVRSYGQQRSGTVRVAASQTISAHLMPQCLAAAQLHFPDIKIMLHDRPQQWVLQGVRNAEVDFGIVIGPLRSVDLEQQAILEEPFLLLCRKDDPLAAAEQVNWSMLHGRTMVLQDYTSGSRVLIDEALQQQQIAVNVVQEIGHPVTLYPMVDAGIGISILPALALPLPEGRPLMVRRITPEVNRKLMLIRRKNRSLSPAAEAIWQEVRQQAALLSQQRMLAPAF, translated from the coding sequence ATGAATTATACCTTACGGCAACTGCGTGTCTTTGTAATGGTGGCGCAGCAGGGAAGTTTTAGCCAGGCGGGGCAGCAAATTGGTCTTAGCCAGTCGGCGGTGAGTCACAGCATTAAGGAGCTCGAGGCGGAAATGGGCGTTCGTTTGCTCGATCGCACTACTCGCGAAGTGATTTTGACCGATGCAGGCCAGCAGCTCGCCAGCCGTCTGGATCGCTTACTGGAAGAGTTAACCACCACGCTGCTGGAAGTGCGCAGCTACGGTCAACAACGCAGTGGCACCGTGCGGGTAGCCGCCAGCCAAACCATCTCGGCACACCTGATGCCGCAGTGCCTGGCTGCGGCGCAGCTGCATTTTCCGGATATAAAAATCATGCTGCACGATCGACCACAGCAGTGGGTTCTGCAAGGCGTGCGCAATGCGGAGGTCGATTTTGGGATTGTGATCGGCCCGCTGCGTTCGGTCGATCTTGAACAGCAGGCGATTCTGGAAGAGCCTTTTTTGCTGCTGTGTCGCAAAGACGATCCGCTGGCGGCGGCAGAGCAGGTGAACTGGTCAATGTTGCATGGCCGTACCATGGTGCTACAGGATTACACCTCCGGCAGTCGGGTGCTGATCGATGAGGCGCTGCAGCAGCAGCAGATTGCGGTCAACGTGGTACAGGAGATTGGCCATCCGGTCACGCTCTACCCGATGGTCGATGCCGGCATTGGCATCAGCATTCTGCCCGCGCTGGCGCTGCCGTTGCCGGAAGGACGGCCGTTAATGGTCAGACGCATCACACCTGAGGTTAACCGCAAGCTGATGCTGATTCGACGAAAAAACCGATCGCTGTCGCCCGCCGCCGAAGCGATATGGCAGGAAGTGCGCCAGCAGGCTGCTCTGCTTTCGCAACAAAGGATGCTGGCGCCCGCCTTTTAA
- a CDS encoding bile acid:sodium symporter family protein, whose amino-acid sequence MRIFRLDPMMIKLIITVLLATFLPAKGGFVPFFEWLTTAAIALLFFMHGAKLSREKIIAGSSHWRLHLWILFSTFVLFPILGLLLVWWHPVNVSAEIYTGFLYLCILPATVQSAIAFTSMAGGNVAAAVCSASASSLLGVFISPLLVNLVMNIHSAAGNSGLEQIGKIMLQLLVPFVLGHLARRWIGGWVERHKSLIGKTDQTSILLVVYTAFSAAVVNGIWTRVGVDTLLWIVAGSLLLLFVVLLVNLAAARLFGFSRPDEITILFCGSKKSLANGVPMANILFPVAAVGIIVLPLMIFHQVQLMVCSFIAQRYKKKNEAAAAAAISKPVKSTKAAG is encoded by the coding sequence ATGCGAATCTTTCGACTCGATCCCATGATGATCAAACTGATCATCACGGTTTTGCTGGCAACTTTTCTGCCGGCGAAAGGCGGTTTTGTGCCGTTTTTTGAATGGCTGACCACCGCGGCCATCGCCCTGCTCTTTTTCATGCACGGTGCAAAGTTGTCACGAGAGAAGATTATCGCTGGCAGCAGCCACTGGCGTTTACACCTGTGGATTCTGTTCAGCACCTTTGTGCTGTTTCCCATTCTTGGCCTGCTGCTGGTTTGGTGGCATCCGGTTAATGTCAGCGCAGAAATCTACACCGGCTTTCTCTACCTGTGCATTCTGCCTGCTACCGTGCAGTCCGCTATCGCCTTTACCTCGATGGCAGGCGGTAACGTCGCGGCGGCGGTGTGCAGCGCCTCGGCGTCGAGCCTGTTAGGCGTCTTTATTTCTCCGCTGCTGGTTAATCTGGTGATGAATATTCACAGCGCTGCCGGTAACAGCGGGCTGGAACAGATCGGCAAAATTATGCTGCAGCTGCTAGTGCCGTTTGTGCTCGGCCATCTGGCGCGGCGCTGGATCGGCGGCTGGGTGGAACGCCACAAGAGCCTGATTGGCAAAACCGATCAAACCTCTATTTTGCTGGTGGTGTACACCGCGTTTAGTGCTGCGGTAGTGAACGGTATCTGGACGCGGGTTGGCGTCGATACGCTGTTGTGGATCGTTGCTGGCAGCCTGCTGCTGCTGTTTGTAGTGCTGCTGGTTAACCTGGCAGCGGCGCGCCTGTTTGGCTTTAGTCGCCCGGATGAGATTACTATTCTGTTTTGCGGCTCGAAGAAGAGCCTGGCGAACGGTGTACCGATGGCCAATATTCTGTTTCCCGTCGCGGCAGTCGGTATCATCGTGTTGCCGCTGATGATTTTTCATCAGGTTCAGCTGATGGTCTGCTCGTTCATCGCACAGCGCTACAAAAAGAAAAATGAGGCCGCTGCTGCAGCGGCTATCAGTAAGCCGGTGAAATCGACCAAAGCCGCCGGTTAA
- the gltX gene encoding glutamate--tRNA ligase, producing the protein MKIKTRFAPSPTGYLHVGGARTALYSWLYARHLGGEFVLRIEDTDLERSTQPAIDAIMDGMNWLNLDWDEGPYFQTKRFDRYNAVIDEMLEAGTAYKCYCSKERLEALRETQMANNEKPRYDGRCRDSHEHHADDEPCVVRFRNPQEGSVIFDDQIRGPIEFSNQELDDLIIRRTDGAPTYNFCVVVDDWDMGITHVIRGEDHINNTPRQINILKAIGAEVPVYAHVSMILGDDGKKLSKRHGAVGVMQYRDDGYLPEALLNYLVRLGWAHGDQEIFSVAEMTELFDLSAVSKSASAFNTEKLQWLNHHYITTLPPEYVATHLQWHIEQENIDTRTGPQLSQLVQLLGERCKTLKEMAASCRYFYEEFEQFDADAAKKHLRPVARQPLEVVRDKLQAISDWTAENVHQAIQATADELEVGMGKVGMPLRVAVTGAGQSPGLDVTVHAIGQSRAIARIEKALAFIAEREAQA; encoded by the coding sequence ATGAAAATCAAAACCCGTTTCGCACCCAGCCCGACCGGTTATCTGCATGTCGGCGGCGCGCGCACCGCGCTTTACTCCTGGCTTTATGCCCGTCATCTTGGCGGTGAGTTTGTGCTGCGTATTGAAGATACCGATCTTGAGCGCTCCACGCAGCCAGCTATCGACGCCATCATGGATGGCATGAACTGGCTGAATCTTGACTGGGACGAAGGTCCATATTTCCAGACCAAACGTTTTGACCGTTACAACGCCGTCATTGACGAGATGCTGGAAGCGGGTACGGCCTATAAATGCTACTGCTCGAAAGAACGTCTTGAGGCGCTGCGTGAAACGCAAATGGCCAATAATGAAAAGCCACGCTACGACGGGCGCTGCCGCGACAGCCATGAGCACCATGCCGATGATGAGCCTTGCGTTGTACGCTTCCGTAACCCGCAGGAAGGCTCGGTGATTTTTGATGACCAAATCCGCGGCCCGATTGAATTCAGCAATCAGGAGCTGGACGATCTGATCATTCGCCGTACCGACGGTGCGCCAACCTACAACTTTTGCGTAGTGGTTGACGACTGGGATATGGGCATTACCCACGTGATTCGCGGTGAAGATCACATCAACAATACGCCACGTCAGATCAACATTCTGAAAGCGATTGGCGCCGAGGTGCCGGTTTACGCCCACGTGTCGATGATTTTAGGCGATGACGGCAAGAAACTCTCCAAGCGTCATGGCGCGGTTGGCGTAATGCAGTATCGCGATGATGGCTATCTGCCGGAAGCGCTGCTCAACTATCTGGTGCGTCTGGGCTGGGCTCATGGCGATCAGGAGATCTTCAGCGTGGCCGAGATGACCGAGCTGTTTGACCTCTCGGCGGTGAGCAAATCAGCCAGCGCCTTTAACACCGAGAAGCTGCAATGGCTTAACCATCATTACATCACCACGCTGCCGCCGGAATATGTCGCTACGCATCTGCAATGGCACATCGAGCAGGAAAATATTGATACCCGCACCGGTCCTCAGCTTTCTCAGCTGGTGCAGCTGCTTGGCGAGCGTTGTAAAACGCTGAAAGAGATGGCTGCGTCATGCCGCTACTTCTATGAAGAGTTCGAGCAGTTCGATGCCGACGCGGCGAAGAAACACCTGCGTCCGGTAGCGCGCCAGCCGCTGGAAGTGGTACGCGATAAGCTGCAGGCCATCAGCGACTGGACGGCGGAAAATGTGCATCAGGCGATTCAGGCAACCGCCGATGAGCTGGAAGTGGGCATGGGTAAAGTCGGTATGCCGTTACGCGTGGCGGTAACAGGTGCCGGTCAGTCGCCGGGGCTGGATGTGACGGTTCATGCCATTGGACAGTCGCGTGCTATCGCGCGTATTGAGAAAGCGCTGGCGTTTATCGCCGAGCGTGAAGCACAGGCATAA
- a CDS encoding formate/nitrite transporter family protein — MSLHTPKEIAALAIQAGVAKSRLPISTLLILGFLAGAFIATGFLLDLHVINQLPADWGSFGGFLGAAVFPVGLILTVLAGGELLTGNMMTMPVAWFARQISAFSLLRNWFWVTLANFLGSIAIAWFFGHMLGMTEGDYLKKTVAIANAKIHADFLHAFISGIGCNWLVCLAVWLAFASKDVVGKIFGMWFPVMAFVAIGFQHVVANMFIIPAAIFAGQLTWADYVPNFIAVFLGNGVGGAVFVGLAYFLAYRPAVESASATR; from the coding sequence ATGTCCTTGCATACACCAAAAGAGATCGCTGCCCTGGCTATTCAGGCCGGCGTGGCGAAAAGCCGTCTGCCGATTTCCACCCTGCTGATTTTAGGCTTTTTAGCGGGCGCTTTTATTGCTACCGGCTTCCTGCTCGACCTGCACGTCATCAATCAGTTACCGGCTGACTGGGGCTCGTTTGGCGGTTTCCTTGGCGCTGCGGTATTCCCGGTGGGCCTGATCCTGACCGTGCTGGCCGGCGGCGAATTGCTGACCGGTAATATGATGACCATGCCGGTGGCCTGGTTCGCTCGTCAGATCAGCGCGTTCAGCCTGCTGCGCAACTGGTTTTGGGTAACCCTTGCCAACTTCCTCGGCAGTATTGCGATCGCCTGGTTCTTTGGTCATATGTTGGGCATGACCGAAGGGGATTACCTGAAGAAAACCGTGGCCATCGCCAACGCCAAAATTCACGCTGATTTCCTGCACGCCTTTATCTCCGGCATCGGCTGTAACTGGCTGGTCTGTCTGGCGGTCTGGCTGGCTTTCGCCAGCAAAGATGTGGTTGGCAAAATTTTTGGCATGTGGTTCCCGGTCATGGCCTTTGTTGCTATCGGTTTCCAGCACGTGGTAGCCAACATGTTTATCATTCCGGCGGCTATTTTTGCCGGTCAGCTTACCTGGGCTGATTACGTACCGAACTTTATTGCCGTGTTCCTCGGCAATGGCGTTGGCGGTGCGGTATTTGTCGGTCTCGCCTACTTCCTCGCCTATCGTCCGGCGGTGGAAAGCGCCTCAGCTACCCGATAA
- a CDS encoding FlxA-like family protein — MSGITSVSSMIGSDTGNGGSDVSSQINSLNKQIQKITQQLKDLSGNDELNKQQKAEQQQLLEAQVQLLMAQIQQLQQQQEEKQQVMQESSPLAERPADGINRPNDTNSLDVYI, encoded by the coding sequence ATGTCTGGTATTACATCTGTCAGCAGCATGATCGGCAGCGACACCGGCAACGGCGGCAGCGATGTTTCATCGCAAATCAACAGCCTTAACAAGCAGATTCAGAAAATTACCCAGCAACTTAAAGATTTGTCGGGCAATGACGAGCTGAACAAACAGCAGAAAGCGGAGCAGCAGCAGCTTCTGGAAGCGCAGGTGCAACTGCTGATGGCCCAAATTCAACAGCTGCAACAGCAGCAGGAGGAAAAGCAGCAGGTCATGCAGGAGAGTTCACCGCTGGCCGAACGTCCGGCGGACGGTATCAATCGTCCAAACGACACTAACTCGCTGGATGTGTATATTTAA
- a CDS encoding YfeC-like transcriptional regulator, with protein MKKDWLTPEELAKATGYSRQTINKWIKRENWTTAPKPGVQGGKARVILINDQVKSFLRSTRHAAETPGSYQITQHSLPTLLLNSIQQMSNDEQAQLTALLLREGVKGVLVRLGISDSE; from the coding sequence ATGAAAAAGGATTGGTTAACCCCGGAAGAACTTGCGAAAGCAACAGGTTACAGCCGCCAGACCATCAATAAGTGGATCAAGCGCGAAAACTGGACCACCGCACCCAAGCCTGGCGTACAAGGCGGTAAGGCGCGCGTCATATTGATTAACGATCAAGTTAAATCCTTTCTGCGATCGACTCGCCACGCGGCGGAAACGCCCGGCTCTTATCAGATTACTCAGCACAGCCTGCCAACCCTGTTATTAAATTCGATTCAGCAGATGAGCAATGATGAACAGGCGCAGCTTACGGCGCTGTTGTTACGCGAAGGGGTAAAAGGTGTGTTGGTGCGGCTGGGGATTAGCGATAGCGAATAA
- a CDS encoding DUF3820 family protein gives MDKAFLVEIANTTMPFGKYKGLTLIDLPEPYLLWFARKAEFPSGHLGELMEMTLAIKIEGLEGLVKPLKKGT, from the coding sequence ATGGATAAAGCCTTTCTGGTAGAAATTGCCAACACCACCATGCCGTTTGGTAAGTACAAAGGATTGACGCTGATCGATCTGCCCGAACCTTACCTGTTGTGGTTTGCGCGCAAAGCCGAATTTCCATCAGGGCATCTGGGTGAACTGATGGAAATGACGCTGGCGATCAAAATTGAAGGGCTGGAGGGGCTGGTGAAGCCCCTGAAAAAAGGGACCTGA
- the ligA gene encoding NAD-dependent DNA ligase LigA — translation MKSVQDTITELRTTLRHHEYLYHVMDAPEVPDAEYDRLMRELRELEAQHPDLITPDSPTQRVGAAPLSAFEQVRHEVPMLSLDNAFDEATYLAFNKRVQDRLKSSDEITFCCELKLDGLAVSLLYEDGLLIRAATRGDGTTGENITANVRTIGAIPLRLKGDNIPARLEVRGEVFMKQKGFEKLNDDARRNGGKIFANPRNAAAGSLRQLDPRITAKRPLTFFCYGFGLLEGGELPRSHWQRLQQLKAWGLPVSDRIRLCHSAEEVLAFYHQVEQDRPALGFDIDGVVIKVDSQDLQEQLGFVARAPRWAIAFKFPAQEQLTVVREVEFQVGRTGAITPVARLEPVQVAGVLVSNATLHNADEIARLGLRIGDRVVIRRAGDVIPQVVNVVESERPEETREIVFPSHCPVCGSDVERVEGEAVTRCTGGLICGAQRKEALKHFVSRRAMDVDGMGDKIIDQLVEKEYVKTPADLFRLSAGVLTGLDRMGPKSAQNVVNALNAAKATTLPRFLYALGIREVGEATAVNLAAHFGTLEKLMAATLDELIAVPDVGKIVASHLRNFMDEESNREIIHQLVNDIGIHWPEVVVVKAEEIDSPFAGKTVVLTGSLTIMSRDDAKARLAALGAKVSGSVSKKTDLVIAGEAAGSKRAKAEELGIEIIDEAEMIRLLGEQNG, via the coding sequence ATGAAATCCGTACAGGACACAATAACCGAGTTAAGAACCACGCTTCGGCATCATGAATATCTCTATCATGTGATGGATGCGCCGGAAGTGCCGGATGCTGAATATGATCGTCTGATGCGCGAACTTCGTGAACTTGAAGCGCAGCATCCCGATTTGATTACGCCGGACTCGCCAACCCAGCGCGTGGGCGCCGCGCCGCTGAGCGCATTTGAGCAGGTTCGCCACGAAGTGCCGATGCTGTCGCTGGATAACGCTTTTGACGAGGCGACCTATCTCGCGTTCAATAAGCGCGTGCAGGATCGGCTGAAAAGCAGCGATGAGATTACCTTTTGCTGCGAACTGAAGCTGGACGGTCTGGCAGTCAGCCTGCTGTATGAAGATGGCCTGCTGATCCGCGCCGCCACGCGCGGTGACGGCACTACCGGTGAAAACATTACCGCCAACGTGCGCACCATCGGCGCGATCCCTCTGCGTTTGAAAGGCGACAACATTCCGGCGCGGCTTGAAGTGCGCGGTGAAGTGTTTATGAAGCAAAAAGGCTTCGAGAAGCTCAATGATGATGCGCGCCGCAACGGCGGCAAAATCTTTGCTAATCCACGTAACGCCGCGGCCGGTTCGCTGCGTCAGCTCGATCCACGCATCACCGCTAAGCGCCCGCTGACCTTTTTTTGTTACGGCTTTGGCCTGCTGGAAGGCGGCGAACTGCCGCGCAGTCACTGGCAGCGCCTGCAGCAGCTAAAAGCCTGGGGCTTACCGGTAAGCGATCGCATTCGTCTCTGTCACAGTGCTGAAGAGGTCCTCGCCTTTTATCATCAGGTTGAGCAGGATCGCCCGGCGCTGGGTTTCGACATCGACGGCGTGGTGATCAAAGTCGATTCACAGGATTTGCAGGAGCAGCTCGGTTTTGTTGCGCGTGCGCCGCGCTGGGCCATCGCCTTTAAGTTTCCGGCGCAGGAGCAACTGACGGTGGTGCGTGAGGTGGAATTCCAGGTGGGCCGCACCGGGGCGATCACGCCAGTTGCCCGTCTGGAGCCGGTGCAGGTGGCGGGCGTGCTGGTAAGCAACGCAACGCTGCATAACGCCGATGAGATTGCCCGCCTCGGTCTGCGCATCGGCGATCGCGTGGTGATTCGTCGCGCAGGCGATGTCATTCCACAGGTGGTCAACGTGGTAGAAAGCGAGCGGCCGGAAGAGACACGTGAAATCGTGTTTCCCAGCCACTGTCCGGTCTGCGGTTCAGATGTCGAGCGGGTCGAGGGCGAAGCGGTCACGCGCTGCACCGGCGGCCTGATTTGCGGCGCACAGCGCAAAGAGGCGCTGAAACACTTCGTGTCACGGCGCGCTATGGATGTCGATGGCATGGGCGATAAAATTATCGACCAGCTGGTGGAAAAAGAGTACGTCAAAACGCCTGCCGACCTGTTTCGCCTCAGCGCTGGCGTGCTCACCGGACTGGATCGCATGGGGCCAAAGTCGGCGCAAAATGTGGTCAACGCGCTAAACGCGGCCAAGGCAACCACCTTGCCGCGCTTCCTCTATGCGTTGGGTATTCGTGAGGTGGGTGAGGCGACAGCGGTGAATCTGGCCGCGCATTTTGGCACGCTGGAGAAGCTGATGGCGGCAACGCTGGATGAGCTGATTGCCGTACCGGATGTCGGCAAAATCGTCGCCAGCCACCTGCGTAATTTCATGGATGAAGAGAGCAACCGCGAGATTATTCATCAGCTGGTCAACGACATCGGTATTCACTGGCCGGAAGTGGTTGTGGTCAAAGCTGAAGAGATCGATTCGCCATTTGCAGGCAAAACGGTGGTGCTCACCGGTTCGCTTACCATCATGTCACGTGATGATGCCAAAGCACGCCTGGCGGCGCTGGGCGCTAAAGTCAGCGGCAGCGTATCGAAGAAAACCGATCTGGTGATCGCCGGTGAAGCCGCTGGCTCTAAACGCGCCAAAGCGGAAGAGCTCGGTATTGAGATCATTGATGAGGCGGAAATGATTCGCCTGCTGGGTGAGCAGAATGGATAA
- a CDS encoding NupC/NupG family nucleoside CNT transporter gives MSHVLQFLLALVVVTVLALLVSHDRKSIRVRYIIQLLVIEILLAWFFLNSEAGLGFVKGFAGLFDHLLKYAAQGTNFVFGNMSDKGLAFFFLNVLCPIVFISALIGILQHFRILPIVIRAIGTVLSKVNGMGKLESFNAVSSLILGQSENFIAYKDILGKMSQRRMYTMAATAMSTVSMSIVGAYMTMLQPKYVVAALVLNMFSTFIVLSLINPYRIENEEDLQLNDLHKGQSFFEMLGEYILAGFKVAIIVAAMLIGFIALISAVNALFDTIFGISFQGVLGYVFYPFAWVMGVPANEALQVGSIMATKLVSNEFVAMMDLQKIAGQLSPRGEGILSVFLVSFANFSSIGIVAGAIKGLHEEQGNVVSRFGLKLLYGSTLVSVLSAAIAGLVLAF, from the coding sequence ATGTCCCACGTTTTACAATTCCTGTTAGCGCTGGTGGTCGTGACCGTGCTCGCCCTGTTGGTGAGCCACGATCGGAAGAGCATCCGCGTGCGTTACATTATTCAGCTGTTGGTGATTGAAATCTTACTGGCCTGGTTCTTCCTTAACTCGGAAGCGGGTCTTGGCTTTGTGAAAGGCTTTGCCGGGTTGTTTGACCATCTGCTCAAATATGCTGCGCAGGGAACTAACTTTGTGTTTGGCAACATGAGCGATAAAGGCCTCGCATTCTTCTTCCTGAATGTACTCTGCCCTATCGTCTTTATCTCTGCGCTGATCGGCATTCTGCAGCATTTCCGCATCCTGCCCATTGTTATTCGGGCGATCGGTACCGTGCTGTCGAAAGTTAACGGTATGGGCAAGCTGGAGTCGTTTAACGCGGTCAGTTCGCTGATTCTGGGACAGTCAGAAAACTTTATCGCCTATAAAGATATCCTCGGCAAAATGTCGCAGCGTCGTATGTACACCATGGCGGCCACGGCGATGTCGACCGTCTCCATGTCCATCGTTGGCGCCTACATGACCATGCTGCAGCCAAAATATGTCGTGGCCGCGCTGGTGCTGAACATGTTCAGTACCTTTATCGTGCTGTCGCTGATTAACCCTTACCGCATTGAGAATGAAGAAGACCTGCAGCTGAACGATTTGCATAAAGGTCAGAGCTTCTTTGAGATGCTGGGCGAATATATTCTGGCAGGCTTTAAGGTGGCGATCATCGTTGCCGCCATGTTGATCGGCTTTATCGCGCTGATTTCAGCGGTTAACGCGCTGTTTGATACCATTTTTGGTATCAGCTTCCAGGGCGTGCTGGGCTACGTTTTCTACCCGTTTGCCTGGGTAATGGGCGTACCGGCTAACGAAGCGTTGCAGGTTGGCAGTATTATGGCAACCAAACTGGTGTCGAATGAGTTTGTGGCGATGATGGATCTGCAGAAAATTGCCGGTCAGCTGTCGCCGCGCGGTGAAGGCATCCTGTCGGTGTTCCTGGTCTCTTTTGCTAACTTCTCTTCCATCGGTATTGTTGCCGGTGCGATTAAAGGCCTGCATGAAGAACAGGGCAACGTGGTGTCACGCTTTGGCCTGAAGCTGCTCTACGGCTCAACGCTGGTGAGCGTGCTCTCTGCGGCCATTGCTGGCCTGGTGCTGGCGTTCTGA
- the zipA gene encoding cell division protein ZipA yields MMQDLRLILIVVGAIAIIALLLHGLWTSRKERSSVFRDRPHKRLKQQNEDDSDDVEDDALGEVRVRRSHTEHEEPPFNTLDDTDNVQPAPRKQPEPARSAPRREENAARDPLFETDPVAHPQPKAAPAPRPQSVVPTQMPPQLAQADQLLDPLLEQIEQEPLLQMEPEHQPEPEPAPQPVQSAPVAKPAEKVKETVLVLHVAAHANGVLNGEALLQGVLQAGFQFGEMNIFHRHLSPAGSGPVLFSLANMVKPGSFNPDEMSDFSTPGISMFMMVPSYGDAHQNFKLMLQSAQRIADDVGGVVLDDERRMMTPQKLETYKARIRDVIDANS; encoded by the coding sequence ATGATGCAGGATTTGCGTCTGATATTAATCGTTGTTGGCGCGATCGCCATAATAGCGCTTCTTCTTCACGGTTTGTGGACCAGCCGTAAAGAGCGCTCATCCGTTTTTCGCGATCGCCCGCACAAGCGTTTAAAACAGCAAAACGAAGATGATAGTGACGACGTCGAGGATGATGCGCTGGGCGAAGTGCGCGTGCGTCGTTCTCATACCGAGCACGAAGAACCGCCTTTTAACACGCTGGACGATACCGACAACGTGCAACCCGCGCCGCGTAAACAACCTGAACCTGCCCGGTCGGCACCGCGCCGGGAAGAGAATGCGGCACGCGATCCGCTGTTTGAGACCGATCCCGTCGCGCATCCGCAACCAAAAGCCGCACCGGCGCCGCGTCCGCAGTCGGTTGTACCGACACAGATGCCGCCACAGCTTGCTCAGGCCGATCAGCTTCTTGATCCGCTGCTGGAGCAGATCGAGCAGGAACCGCTGCTGCAGATGGAGCCTGAACACCAGCCGGAACCTGAGCCTGCGCCACAGCCGGTTCAGTCAGCACCAGTTGCTAAGCCTGCTGAAAAAGTGAAAGAGACCGTGCTGGTGCTGCACGTTGCCGCCCACGCTAACGGCGTATTGAACGGCGAAGCGCTACTGCAGGGTGTGTTGCAGGCGGGCTTCCAGTTTGGCGAAATGAATATATTCCATCGTCACCTCAGCCCGGCGGGCAGCGGCCCGGTACTGTTCAGCCTTGCGAACATGGTAAAACCAGGCTCCTTTAATCCTGACGAAATGTCTGACTTTTCCACGCCAGGCATCTCCATGTTTATGATGGTGCCGTCCTACGGCGATGCGCATCAGAACTTCAAGCTGATGCTGCAATCCGCACAACGCATTGCCGATGATGTGGGCGGCGTGGTGCTGGATGATGAACGCCGCATGATGACGCCGCAAAAGCTTGAGACTTACAAAGCCCGTATTCGTGATGTGATTGACGCGAACAGCTAA